DNA from Branchiostoma lanceolatum isolate klBraLanc5 chromosome 9, klBraLanc5.hap2, whole genome shotgun sequence:
TCTGTCATGTTTCATTTGTCAAAATAACCAGCGTTTCTTAGAAGGGAAACGTTGATATAGCTGCCCTTGCCTCTAGCAATTTGGGGTCGACTGTTAAATGGTGCCCCCCGCCCGCTGAAGCGGCTCATTACCATACGATGAGTTGACAGACATATTGTCAGATACAGCTTGACGTTAACGTCACGAAATATGCGCGCAATATCCCTTCAAAAATCATCGATTCTCCAAAGCTACAGACTGACATTACTATGATTTAACAGTAATATTTTACTACACCAAAgcgctgatttgattataaggtCACATACTGTAACTAGTGGCCTGTAAGGAAACGTAAATGTCACCGCGGTAAGTGCCCTGACTCACCGGTATCTGACGTCAATCTGGGCTGAGCTGAACACTGTTCGTGGTTATAGTGGTGACCTGGATTATTCAACTGGAAAAATGAACataacacaaaaagtttggaagcTTAAGTTTGACTCATTTTTCTTATGATTAGCATTTTCactaacatcatttggcaacTTGCATAAATGCATAGTCATTGCAGTTTGCAGGGCTCATTCTATTCTCTTTTGCAGCGTGTCCGGACGGCTACAGCTACAATGCCGGTCTGTGCTACCGATGGACCGAGACCCTCTCGTTTGCTCTGGATGCCATCGACGACTGTGCGTCTGACGGGGCGACCCTCGCCTTGCCCCGTAGTCAGGGCGAGCACGACTACCTGACCGGCCTGGTCTCAGAGACCATCCTTATCGGCGTCACGGATATTTTCAATGAAGGGACATGGGAGTACTCGGACGGCACTCCGATTGGAGCCTTCAACAAGCTTCTTCCCGATGCAGATCATCCAAACACCGGCCAGATAGACTGTGTGGTCATGTCCAAAGACCACGCTTACATGTGGAAACCCAGTTCCTGCTCCCAACAACAGTACGGCTATGTCTGTCAAAAGGGTGAGGAGTCCATTATTTCTTATtaactccatgaaaaatggaggtattgttttgtttgtttgtgtgtgtgtgtgtgtgtgtgtgtgtgtgtgtgtgtgtgtgtgtatatgtgtgtgtgttagtttgtttgtggtggtggtggtgtgtgtgtgtgtgtgccttgtgtgtgtgtgtgtctgtgtttatgTTTCAACAAATTTGTGGTCAGCGATGAATGACAAACCTCTGGAAGAATTGTTATGTGGGTACGTGTCAAGACGAAGACCAAGGTAGATTTTTAGGGCCTCCTGGGTGtgtggccttggtactgcagcagaacttctggcttttgtatctttggtcctggacatgctatgtccttttttttttttatagcagGTGGCCTTTGacgtaaggaagaagtggtgtaggtctgggcccctagcagcttgttctgatTTGATATATGTCGTTTTGTGATTGTATATTACTTCTGATTGTACACGGTTTCATGCCGTTAGCCTGGTAAGGATGCTATTATAGCTATGGAATTTAGTACATGGGCGAGGTAGTGCTTTCCAAAGTACGTATGTTTGCAACGGTCGGTACAAAGTGACAGTGCTCTACCTACCACACTGGTGATCTTATGGGTGACATCTATGCGCATCTACTTTCgctggtttaaaaaaaaaggaaaaggaaagggaaTTATGACCTCCGTCTTCGCTCGCCACAGGCAAATCTTTACTACAACTCCGTGGCGGCATCATCTTTATCGAACAATTTACAGGACATGTACACTCGACCACTTTTATTCGCAAATTGTAAAGGAGACGTGTCCTTTAGGACctattttgtgtcttttgttatcCGATGATGTGTTCGTGAAGTGTCTTAGATATTATCATTTGTGATTTTGAATGGTCACTATATTGGAAAAGAAGTCAAATAAGCCTCAAGAATtgaaacccctttgcgagcctttcacGATTTCTCCATTCCCACAAACAcgaaaatttggcaatttggcggtcgTTTCAACCGCTTTTCAGCaggcggccgggagcggtactgcagttTGGTCTATGATAGATCATGTAGTCACTACTTGTAGaatgtaaatatatgtacaaGAAATTAGAAACAGAGCATGACATTTAGCATGACATTTACGACACTAGTTGACATAAGAAGGATCGACTTATAGGCaccgcgcgaggagcccatgtaactGCATGAAGGCCCcttaaaagcgccacctacattcatgtatacaGCATATCGTGTAGGTAAAGTAtaaagatataacgttacatctataTGGATGTTATACGTTTTTCCTTTACAACTAAAGCTTAACTTAAGCCTTTTACTCAACTGTTAATCGGCTTATATTATGTAGTTCACGACTTTCATTTTACTTcgtgtttatttcattattgtgtAAACTATaccttattattatcattatctcatttcctTGTATTCTTGCAATTAGGCTTCGGGCAtggatttgcaataaagttattattatatttaGTAAGGGACTGTCAGATAGGCCCGGCCGTCACCCAGAAAACATTACGGTCTTTcacccctacatctgcttggagactttaTCGGATTTCTAATGACAACTTTGTCCCTGTACTTAATTTGACGTCGaagtgtgagagtgtgtgtatgtaatggtatgtacatatatgtgtgtaaatgtgtgggtgtgagtgcgtatgtatgtgtgtatgtaagcgCGCGCTTGCGGTTTGCATTTGAAATTGAGTGTATGTGtaggcgtgtgtgtgtgtgtgtctctgtgcgTCTGTgtatctctctctgtctctctccctctctctctctctctctgtgtgtttgtgtgtgtgtgtgtgtgtgtgtgtggagggcTTTAGTTCTAATGCTAAATGTGACTTATATCCCTTTCTTCTCTGTTCTTTTCCAGATGCCGACACAGGGATTCCCCCGCTCGGTAAGTCCCTTGGTTATACAGTATTCTCTATTAGAGTAGATACTAGAAATCAAAACCTTACCTTGTTCCTGAAAGAAAGTTTTGATACGGTGGTTATAACTACAGTAACTAATCTATGTACACTCGGTTCTATTCTCTTTTGCAGCGTGTCCGAACGGCTACAGCTACAATGCCGGTCTGTGCTACCGATGGACCGAGACACTCTCGTCTCCTCTGGATGCCATGGACGACTGTGCGTCTGACGGGTCGACCCTCGCCTTGCCCCGTAGTCAGGGCGAGCACGACTACCTGACCGGCCTGGTCTCAGAGACTACCCTTATCGGCGTGACGGATATTTTAAATGAAGGGACATGGGAGTACTCGGACGGCACTCCGATTGGAGCCTTCAACAAGTTTCTTCCCCATGCAGCCGATGCAGATTATCCCAACACCGCCCAGATAGACTGTGTGGTCATGTCCAAAGACCACGCTTACATGTGGAAACCCAGTTCCTGCTCCCAACAACAGTACAGCTATGTCTGTCAACAGGGTGAGGATTCACTACGTCATTACCGTCGCCAGAAGgattttagatacatgtaatagatTTTGAGCCacggcactgcagcggaacgcAAAGTTTTGACACCTCGTCTTCTGGACCATCtttggttttaattttttttgtggcagataacTTTTGATGTTAGGAAAAAGTGGTTTTGCTTTACTATACTACTTTCCTTTTTGGTTCTTTTCCAGATGCTGACATGACTCAGTTTCCACAGCTAGGTGAGTTCCTTGGTTAACTTTACATCGGTATGAGACCTGGCGGTAGTTGACATGATCTAACTACAGTAACTTTTTAAAGATCGCCTACAATTCTGTAGAGTATAATCAGAACCTTACCTCGTTCCAAATGTAAGTTTTTATAAGGTGGCTCTAAATGCAGTAACATTGACACATTATAATCGATCTAAAGGCGATTTTACCGGCCGAATAAGGCAGATGCACAATGCAAAGTGTCATGCTCTCTGTATAcgacattatgcaaattgtacCGACTGTGATGTCATTATCTTGCAGAGTGTCCGGCTGGTTATACGGGTGTGTCCGGCACAAAGTGCTACAGAGTCGTCACCACAGTGGACAGTGCCGTCACGGCGTTAGCAGAGTGCCAGAACGAGGGTGCTGACGCCGTCCTGCCGACGTCAGACCTGGAGCACTACTACCTCAAGTCCCTGGGCCTGGGAACCCACTGGATCGGTGAAGCTTAGATCACTTGTTCTTTGCCTTCAATGACTTCTGTGTCAGCCAGTTTAGTCAAGATAGCTAACTATTTCTTTCAAGTCAGTCAGATGTCTCATTCTACTGCCTCTTCGTCTTTTTAACGACATTCGTGCATGTTCTAGAAGACTTTAGTATtgaggattttaaaaaaaagatctcACTCGCTTGAAGTTGGCCTTACGGTGGTGTTAACGACACTCGTGCATGTTCTACGACTACATGACTGAAGTATTGAGGATTTTTACGAGATCTTCCCTTGCTTAAAGTTGGATTGTACATTTCTCGTCCTCACGCAGGTATAACCGATGCTGAGCCCCATGCTACAGAGGGTAACTGGGTTTATATCACTACTGGCCTTCCACCACTGGGTGCTTTTAACAGGTATGTTATGTATCTTATAATAAGTGTACTAACAGTGGTGTATTAACGTTGCCAACGTACTCATTTTTCTCATCATTTTCCCAGTTCTTTTTGCGGATGGAAAAGTCTTGGAAGGTAGCGTTGCATATGTCTTTGTACCCTTGTATCGTGAGACGTTGTCGTATCCATACTTCTTTACAACTACAATTCACATAGGTGGGGCTCCACTGCGAACACAGATGATCTAGACTGTGTGACAATGGACTCCACTGAGGCTTTCCAATGGGCACCAACCAACTGTTTAGACAACCATGCTTGTGTGTGTCAGAAAGGTATTTTCATTCCTACATAACGAAACCAGGCGGATAGTATTAGTAGCTCTATGTTTCTATGAAATAGAAAGTATAAAGACGTTTGTATCAAGTTTGCCAGGTATTATGTTGAGTGACTGAGAGGCACCAAATGTCTGCCTACATTTACCTAAGTGCTGCAGTCATTTCGGAAATGACATTATGTAAAATCCATAAAACCAGACTTTCCATCACAATACATAAAGCAGGGGGTACTTTGATAAGTCATTGAACCTTGGTGTCGGAGTGTTGGCAATTCAAAATTGATGagtgttttgtatttttgtgtgtgtccgtTTGGAATCGTTTCCCCCAGATCCACCTGATCAGTGCCCACCACTGGTGCCCCCAGGGAACGGCGCCGTTAGCGGGTCCAGTTTGCCGGGAGCCGTGGCGACGTTTTCGTGCGATGTTGGATACAACATGCACGGCGCTTCTACAACCACCTGCCAGGCCGACTTAACCTGGAGCAATACAAACTACCCAACTTGCATCAGTAAGAATCCTCTAgatattgttgcaattttgagGAGGGGGGGTcgttgtgcatgtgtgtgtgtttgcgtgcatgtgtgtgtgttcatgtgtgggtttgtatgtatgcgcgtgtgtgtgtgtgtgcatgtgtgattatttgtgtttgcatgtgtgcatttatgtgtgtgtgtgcgtgtgtgcaggtgtgtgtgtacatgtgtgtgtgtgtgtgtgtgtgtgtgcatgtgtgttcgTGTGGTCATGTGTAGGTTTGtatgagtgcgtgtgtgtgtgcatgtgtgattgtgtgtgtgtgcatgtgtgtgtgtgtacatatgtgtgtgtgtgtgtgtgtgtgtgtgtgtgtgtgtgtgtgtgtgtgtgtgtgttcgtgtgtgtccAAATGTGCGCAGGGAGACTGTAACATGCATGGGTCTGTAGCAGTTGCCCAAGGTATTTCTTCATCTTTGCCTCTACACAGTTGCCCAATGCCCGCCACTGTCGACTCTCCCGCACGGTTCTCTCAGCCCGGTGTCCCACCCGTACGTGTACCAGGACGAGGTGCTGTTCTCCTGCGACACCGGGTACAACATCGCCGGCGTGTCCAGCATCACGTGTCAGGCTGACGGCTTTTGGAGCGACATGATGCCCACCTGCAACAGTAAGAGGCATTAGcatcctttgcaggccttctgggtgGCGCCGGCGTTAtttggaggaggggggggggggctggccCCGGagtcgcgattttcaacttatcgggtccagggACTTTAGCTGGGGAAATCGTATTGCCGGCCATGGAAAGGCAATACGATTGTTGAAAAATCGCGAatcaccgcccccctcccccaaaggCTAGGCTAAGCTATGCTTCTGTTTCCTGTTAGCCAAGCGCCCTGCTGTAGCTAGGTATATAGGTTGATCtattaaaaagaaaagatagaaacaataacacaaaaacaataatttttgtaCCTAAGCTAACAAGTAAGAGGCAGTATCTAAGGTAAAAATAGTTAACTTATCGACATTTATGATAACTGTGacttgtacttgtgtttgttcTTAAGAATGCTTTCATATCATGATTAGGAATCATTCTAGTTGGAGATGTGAAGGATGACTTTCTGGGTTAAAGTGGAGCAAGTTTTCTTCCTACTTTAATTTGTTTTACACTTCCCTATCAACATTTCTTGTGGAAAGTCTTTTTATAACTTCAACCACTGCCTTTCCCACTTTCCATCTTTCCACTGAAGTTTGTGTTTTTCCCCATGGCAGTTGTACAATGTCCATTGGTAACGGTTCAACTTCCCGTTATACGGAGTTCTGGCGGATCCCCGTACTCTTACCAAGACGAGGTGACGTTCACCTGTGCGGATGGATACGCCATGGACGGTGCTGCTAATGCGACATGTCAGGCTAGCGGTACCTGGAGCGACGAAGTCCCGACCTGCAATGgtaaggccattttgatttgattacatggatgtcgGAAGCAAAGTCATGGGGAGGTCCTCTAATTTCATCAGGAAGAAAATACGTCGATGATTATTGTTGGTGTTCATTGCTTGCAGACATAGATGCCTGTCTGGCTACTCCGTGCcacgcccaggccacctgtacagATAATCCCGCTCCTGCCCTTGATGCAATATGTGAATGTAACACTGGGTACACAGGAGACGGACTGGCTGATGGAAATGGATGTTCAGGTTAGAACTTTTCAAAAATCGAGAATGTTCTCTTAAATTGCGTGAAAATACTTGCACCTTTTAAAATCAGACTGgtgtctttaatttttttacctACGTCATATAGTTGTCACTGTTGTTCACACCGCCAATGTGGATTACAGGATGCCTGCTGGATGAGGGTGTCATTTACATGTTCCAGCTTGGCAAATCATTGATTCTACCCCATACCGCCATACAGTCGTGCAGTGTCCCGCACTGACAGCCCCTGCCAACGGTGCCGTGAGCGGGACCAACTTCTACGGAGACGTGGCCAccttcacgtgtgacccaggGTACAACCTGGTCGGCGGTTCTACAAGAACGTGTCAGGCGGACACCACTTGGAGTGGAAGCTCACCAACAtgcacaggtgagaaaccaccAGGAGGAGAGACAATGTCTTCTACCAACGCATATGAACGTTCAAATGAAAACTCTTTGATGTCAACTGCTGTCTAGTACTTTGAAATCCGTTTACGTATATCTAGAAAGAACATTTGTATTGTTGTGGTCTTTTTTGTAGCTTCTTGACATCTTTTGCAGCAATGTTGATTCTGAGAGGTTCGCTGTACCGAGCGAATTAAGCCTGCTGGATGAGGGTGTCATTTGCATGTTCCAGCTTGACAAATCATTGATTCTATCCCATACCGCCATACAGCCGTACAGTGTCCCGCACTGACAGCCCCTGCCAACGGTGCCGTGAGCGGGACCAACTTCTACGGAGACGTGGCCAccttcacgtgtgacccaggGTACGGCCTGGTCGGCGGTTCTACAAGAACGTGTCAGGCGGACACCACTTGGAGTGGAAGCTCACCAACAtgcacaggtgagaaaccaccGTGAGGAGAGACAATGTCTTCTACCAACGCAGATGAACGTTCAAATGAAAATTCTTTGATTTCAACTGTCGTCAAGTACTTTAACccatttatatattttgtatcgTTTTGATCTTTTTTATCTTCTAGAATTGTTGACATCTTTTGTAGCAATGTCCCCTTTCCAAGCCGAACTTTCCGTTGGAATCCGTGCACATAAAGGCTTTTGACATGTATCCGAATTTTTAAAACAGCTTGGTACTTTCCCATAATAAATCCGCTCTTCTGCTGACGTTACTGACATTTGCTCCTGaaaaattaatgagctagcctttttggcacaaacagcctttattttgttctgaacccaaagtagcgatgtcaGACGCAACCTGATTGACTGACAGCTTCCCCATCGACCTTGGCGGGTTTTCGTGACAAGACGAACTTGTGGCAATCCTccgattggctgaaagctgttcgGTAGTGACATCACCAACTGTCGAAATCAGGGGTCAGACGAGAAGGATTTATTCTGAGAGGTTGGCTGTACCGAGCGAATTAAGCCTGCTGGATGAGGGTGTCATTTGCATGTTCCAGCTTGGCAAATCATTGATTCTACCCCATACCGCCATACAGCCGTACAGTGTCCCGCACTGACAGCTCCTGCCAATGGTGCCGTGAGCGGGACCAACTCATACGAAGACGTGGCCAccttcacgtgtgacccaggGTACAGCCTGGTCGGCGGTTCTACAAGAACGTGTCAGGCGGACACCACTTGGAGTGGAAGCTCACCAACAtgcacaggtgagaaaccaccGTGAGGAGAGACAATGTCTTCTACCAACGCAGATGAACGTTCAAATGAAAACTCTTTGATTTCAACTGTCGTCTAGTATTTTAACccatttatatattttgtatcgTTTTGATCTTTTTTAGCTTCCAGAATTGTTGACATCTTTTGTTGCAATGTTCCCTTTCCAAGCCGAACTTTCCGTTGGAATCCGCGCACATAAAGGCTTTTTACATGAATCAGAATTTTTAAAACAGCTTGGTACCCTCCCATAATAAACCCGCTCTTCTGTTGACGTTACTGACATTTGCTAATGAAAAATTAATGAGCCAGCCTTATATGGCACAAACAGcctttattttgttctgaacctaaagtagcAATGTCAGACGCAACCTGATTTACTGACAGCTTCCCCATCGACCTTGACGGATTTCCACAAGACGAACTTGTGGCAATCCTccgattggctgaaagctgttcgGTAGTGACATCACCAACTGTCGAAATCAGGGGTCAGAAGAGAAGGATTTATTCTGAGAGGTTCACTGTACCGAGCGAATTAAGCCTGCTGGATGAGGGTGTCATTTACATGTTCCAGCTTGACAAATCATTGATTCTACCCCATACCGCCATACAGCCGTACAGTGTCCCGCACTGACAGCCCCCGCCAATGGTGCCGTGAGCGGGACCAACTTCTACGGAGACGTGGCCAccttcacgtgtgacccaggGTACGGCCTGGTCGGCGGTTCTACAAGAACGTGTCAGGCGGACACCACTTGGAGTGGAAGCTCACCAACATGCACAGGTGAAAAACCACCAGGAGGAGAGACAATGTCTTCTACCAACGCAGATGAACGTTCAAATGAAAACTCTTTGATGTCAACTGCTGTCTAGTACTTTTAAATCCGTTTACGTATATCTAGAAAGAACATTTgtattgttatgtttttttttcagcttCTTGACATCTTTTGCAGCAATGTAGATTCTGAGAGGTTCGCTGTACCGAGCGAATTAAGCCTGCTGGATGAGGGTGTCATTTGCATGTTCCAGCTTGACAAATCATTGATTCTACCCCATACCGCCATACAGCCGTACAGTGTCCCGCACTGACAGCCCCCGCCAATGGTGCCGTGAGCGGGACCAACTTCTACGGAGACGTGGCCAccttcacgtgtgacccaggGTACAACCTGGTCGGCGGTTCTACAAGAACGTGTCAGGCGGACGCCACTTGGAGTGGAAGCTCACCAACATGCACAGGTGAAAAACCACCAGGAGGAGAGACAATgtcttctaccaacacagatgaacgttCAAATAAGCCTCTTTGATGTCAACTGCTGTCTAGTACTTTTAAATCCATTTACGTATATCTAGAAAGAACATTTGTATTGTTATGGTCTTTTTTGTACGTTCGTAGCTTCTTGACATCTTTTGCAGCAATGTTGATTCTGAGAGCTCGAGGTTCTCTGTACCGAGCGAATTAAGCCTGCTGGATGAGGGTGTCATTTGCATGTTCCAGCTTGACAAATCATTGATTCTACCCTTTACAGCCGTACAGTGTCCCGCACTGACGGACCCTGCCAACGGTGCCGTGAGCGGGACCAACTTCTACGGAGACGTGGCCAccttcacgtgtgacccaggGTACGGCCTGGTCGGTGGTTCTACAAGAACGTGTCAGGCGGACACCACTTGGAGTGGAAGCTCACCAACATGCTCAGGTGAGAAACCACCAGGAGGAGAGACAATGTCTTCTACCAACGCAGATGAACGTTCAAATGAAAACTCTTTGATGTGAACTGCTGTCTAGTACTTTTAAATCCATTTACGTATATCTAGAAAGAACATTTGTATTGTTATGGTCTTTTTTGTACGTGTGTAGCTTCTCGACATCTTTTGCAGCAATGTTGATTCTGAGAGGTTCTCTGTACCGAGCGAATTAAGCCTGCTAGATGAGGGTGCATTTTAAAATCGGGCTGGTGTCTTTACTTTTGACCTAGCTACTAGTACATTTATGTAGATAGTTATCACAATGATTGTGTCTTGTTGTTGCCATCTGCAGACATAGATGCCTGTCTGGCTAATCCGTGCcacgcccaggccacctgtagAGATAATCCCGCTCCTGCCCTTGATGCAACTTGTCAATGTAACACTGGGTACACAGGAGACGGACAGGCTgatggaactggatgttcaggttaGACCTTTTCAAAAATCGAAATTGTTCTCTTACACTATGGTAAATTGCATGAAAATCAGACAAATACTTGTGCCTTTTAGACTCAGGCTGATGTCTTTACTTTTGACCTAGCTACTAGTACATTTATGCAGATAGTTATCATACTGATTGTGTCTTATTGTTGCCATCTGCAGACATAGATGCCTGTTTGGCTAATCCGTGCcacgcccaggccacctgtagAGATAATCCCGCTCCTGCCCTTGATGTAACTTGTCAATGTAACACTGGGTACACAGGAGACGGACAGGCTgatggaactggatgttcaggttaGACCTTTTCAAAAATCGAAATTGTTCTCTTACACTATGGTAAATTGCATGAAAATCAGACAAATACTTGTGCCTTTTAGACTCAGGCTGATGTCTTTACTTTTGACCTAGCTACTAGTACATTTATGCAGATAGTTATCATACTGATTGTGTCTTATTGTTGCCATCTGCAGACATAGATGCCTGTTTGGCTAATCCGTGCcacgcccaggccacctgtagAGATAATCCCGCTCCTGCCCTTGATGCAGCTTGTCAATGTAACACTGGGTACACAGGAGACGGACAGGCTgatggaactggatgttcaggttaGACCTTTTCAAAAATCGAAATTGTTCTCTTACACTATGGTAAATTGCGTGAAAATCAGACAAATACTTGTGCCTTTTAGAATCAGGCTGGTGTCTTCACTTTTGACCTAGCTACTAGTACATTTTTTACTAGTACATCAATCTATCGATCtattaatctatcaatctatcGTTGTCAATGAGCACTTCCAAGTTAGTTATTCTATTTTGGCGTCCTgatcatgtatatatatataaaacgttatatatatatatatacatttttttgtaatgtTAATTTGCAGTTAGAGTAAGTCGTGCTTTTTTCTTTTGATAGATTTTCCCCCAAACCTATTTTTGGTCCTTTTTTACTGCAGTCACAAGTGAATGTATACCGAACCCCTGCCAGTATGGAGGCACCTGTGGTGAGCTGTCCCCGTCCGGGTACACCTGTCGGTGCAGGAGCGGCTACATTGGAGACAACTGTCAAATAGGTTGGACTTGGCATTTGTCTCTAATAGtgtcaatctccaagcagattgaccgatggcaatgacagtatccaaaggccCAAAGCGGTCCCGGTGGTCAGTCTGACTGCTTTGGGCCTTTGGACACTGCCATTGCCACCGGCAAATTCTCTTGGATATTATATCGGGGTGTCTTggtttatacaaatgtacaatatcGATTATCATGAAGCGATGGACCGTATCATCTCCCGAGTTACTAACTTTCACTTCTGTATGAATTTTGagacattttaaaacttttctctGTGAGATCTTGTGCGTGGGGACGATTTGGTCATCagactaacgttacattctaaATTCAGTTTTGAAGTCGGGTACAACACCATTAAATGGTCATGACAAAGTCACAAATGATGCCATTGATACATGAACGCAGCTCATCGTTACATGGGAGaatgctaatctccaagtagatgtaaggatgGGCTCGTTCTCAGTGTGGTACGTCTGTTTTTGCCTCATCTGACTCTCGTTTCTATTGTTGCATTTTTAACATTTCTCATTTTAGTTCATTGCAACTTTATCGAAATTGTTCGCTTTAAGCTGTATTTTGTATAGCACCaattttctaacattttcaGGTTGCAACATCAAGTACCACAAATTCCCAGTGGACCAGTTTGGTATCCACAACGGCAAGTGCTACTGGTTCTCTAGGAAAAGTGATAGAAGAAAATACAAAAGTGCGGAGACCTTTTGCAGCAGCAACCACGGAGGGAGACTCGTCATAATTAAGGACAAGAACAAGCAGTCGTTCCTTGAGAGCAAGATCAAAATGTTCCAAATAGGAAGGTGCGTTCATAACCTTTATGTAACTACATTTCTACATGAAGCTACCGCTTTTAGTAGTGGGAGAACGTAAacggcaaaaatagttactcaagcagctggataaaattttgaaacagtcaactGATAGTCAACCCTTTTCTGGGTTAGGGTATCCAGGGGGCGTAAGGTAGAAGTGacgaaatataacgttacataaaccGTGTGCGTCGG
Protein-coding regions in this window:
- the LOC136442463 gene encoding CUB and sushi domain-containing protein 3-like isoform X1, whose translation is MAVESVFLLLVVLASIPLAAKGQTCPDGYSYNAGLCYRWTETLSFALDAIDDCASDGATLALPRSQGEHDYLTGLVSETILIGVTDIFNEGTWEYSDGTPIGAFNKLLPDADHPNTGQIDCVVMSKDHAYMWKPSSCSQQQYGYVCQKDADTGIPPLACPNGYSYNAGLCYRWTETLSSPLDAMDDCASDGSTLALPRSQGEHDYLTGLVSETTLIGVTDILNEGTWEYSDGTPIGAFNKFLPHAADADYPNTAQIDCVVMSKDHAYMWKPSSCSQQQYSYVCQQDADMTQFPQLECPAGYTGVSGTKCYRVVTTVDSAVTALAECQNEGADAVLPTSDLEHYYLKSLGLGTHWIGITDAEPHATEGNWVYITTGLPPLGAFNRWGSTANTDDLDCVTMDSTEAFQWAPTNCLDNHACVCQKDPPDQCPPLVPPGNGAVSGSSLPGAVATFSCDVGYNMHGASTTTCQADLTWSNTNYPTCIIAQCPPLSTLPHGSLSPVSHPYVYQDEVLFSCDTGYNIAGVSSITCQADGFWSDMMPTCNIVQCPLVTVQLPVIRSSGGSPYSYQDEVTFTCADGYAMDGAANATCQASGTWSDEVPTCNDIDACLATPCHAQATCTDNPAPALDAICECNTGYTGDGLADGNGCSVVQCPALTAPANGAVSGTNFYGDVATFTCDPGYNLVGGSTRTCQADTTWSGSSPTCTAVQCPALTAPANGAVSGTNFYGDVATFTCDPGYGLVGGSTRTCQADTTWSGSSPTCTAVQCPALTAPANGAVSGTNSYEDVATFTCDPGYSLVGGSTRTCQADTTWSGSSPTCTAVQCPALTAPANGAVSGTNFYGDVATFTCDPGYGLVGGSTRTCQADTTWSGSSPTCTAVQCPALTAPANGAVSGTNFYGDVATFTCDPGYNLVGGSTRTCQADATWSGSSPTCTAVQCPALTDPANGAVSGTNFYGDVATFTCDPGYGLVGGSTRTCQADTTWSGSSPTCSDIDACLANPCHAQATCRDNPAPALDATCQCNTGYTGDGQADGTGCSDIDACLANPCHAQATCRDNPAPALDVTCQCNTGYTGDGQADGTGCSDIDACLANPCHAQATCRDNPAPALDAACQCNTGYTGDGQADGTGCSVTSECIPNPCQYGGTCGELSPSGYTCRCRSGYIGDNCQIGCNIKYHKFPVDQFGIHNGKCYWFSRKSDRRKYKSAETFCSSNHGGRLVIIKDKNKQSFLESKIKMFQIGSISKWIGLNDRGREKAFKWSDDSDFDASVYHNWRSIPTGRHKNRDCTAISKAKDSKWVLLNCNKIGQAFICELGTPFI
- the LOC136442463 gene encoding sushi, von Willebrand factor type A, EGF and pentraxin domain-containing protein 1-like isoform X5; its protein translation is MAVESVFLLLVVLASIPLAAKGQTCPDGYSYNAGLCYRWTETLSFALDAIDDCASDGATLALPRSQGEHDYLTGLVSETILIGVTDIFNEGTWEYSDGTPIGAFNKLLPDADHPNTGQIDCVVMSKDHAYMWKPSSCSQQQYGYVCQKDADTGIPPLACPNGYSYNAGLCYRWTETLSSPLDAMDDCASDGSTLALPRSQGEHDYLTGLVSETTLIGVTDILNEGTWEYSDGTPIGAFNKFLPHAADADYPNTAQIDCVVMSKDHAYMWKPSSCSQQQYSYVCQQDADMTQFPQLECPAGYTGVSGTKCYRVVTTVDSAVTALAECQNEGADAVLPTSDLEHYYLKSLGLGTHWIGITDAEPHATEGNWVYITTGLPPLGAFNRWGSTANTDDLDCVTMDSTEAFQWAPTNCLDNHACVCQKDPPDQCPPLVPPGNGAVSGSSLPGAVATFSCDVGYNMHGASTTTCQADLTWSNTNYPTCIIAQCPPLSTLPHGSLSPVSHPYVYQDEVLFSCDTGYNIAGVSSITCQADGFWSDMMPTCNIVQCPLVTVQLPVIRSSGGSPYSYQDEVTFTCADGYAMDGAANATCQASGTWSDEVPTCNDIDACLATPCHAQATCTDNPAPALDAICECNTGYTGDGLADGNGCSVVQCPALTAPANGAVSGTNFYGDVATFTCDPGYNLVGGSTRTCQADTTWSGSSPTCTAVQCPALTAPANGAVSGTNFYGDVATFTCDPGYGLVGGSTRTCQADTTWSGSSPTCTAVQCPALTAPANGAVSGTNSYEDVATFTCDPGYSLVGGSTRTCQADTTWSGSSPTCTAVQCPALTAPANGAVSGTNFYGDVATFTCDPGYGLVGGSTRTCQADTTWSGSSPTCTAVQCPALTAPANGAVSGTNFYGDVATFTCDPGYNLVGGSTRTCQADATWSGSSPTCTDIDACLANPCHAQATCRDNPAPALDVTCQCNTGYTGDGQADGTGCSDIDACLANPCHAQATCRDNPAPALDAACQCNTGYTGDGQADGTGCSVTSECIPNPCQYGGTCGELSPSGYTCRCRSGYIGDNCQIGCNIKYHKFPVDQFGIHNGKCYWFSRKSDRRKYKSAETFCSSNHGGRLVIIKDKNKQSFLESKIKMFQIGSISKWIGLNDRGREKAFKWSDDSDFDASVYHNWRSIPTGRHKNRDCTAISKAKDSKWVLLNCNKIGQAFICELGTPFI